From the genome of Centropristis striata isolate RG_2023a ecotype Rhode Island unplaced genomic scaffold, C.striata_1.0 Scaffold_27, whole genome shotgun sequence, one region includes:
- the LOC131967978 gene encoding uncharacterized protein LOC131967978, with translation MWTKEFQCGGNESALLDCRSSGSDRNTCSPGRAVGLTCSESVRLVGGDSRCAGTLELKHEGEWRPVVGRYSDWTLKEAAAACRDLDCGSAVSVERRAESSVRSVWWISSVCDLSGSALRDCAFSDSSEFILDLVCSDLLLQPNISWSSSMDGVSEAQQQQHQEEFQVFRGSTFTISCSIQPQYPGGSFQLSFTSSNSSINYTQPAVNHSADFLFPNLTQPAVNHSADFLFPNLTQPAVNHSADFLFLNLTQPAVNHSADFLFPNLTQPAVNQYAHFLFPAAEPAHQGSYSCVYHVHVFSHNFSSESRQLSVSVVDPRPFIIRAVVLPLILLVANIASYFYFKTHRVYRVYRVQKPRRREDVELDYYNLGVPAAEGGPTEE, from the exons atgtggaccaaagagttccagtgtggaggaaatgagtctgctctcctggactgtagaagctcaggctcagatagaaacacctgctcacctggcagagctgttggactcacctgctcag AgtctgtcaggttggtgggaggagacagtcgctgtgcaggaacactggagctgaaacatgaaggagaatggagaccagtggTTGGTCGTTACTCTGACTGGACCCTGAAGGAAgcagcagctgcctgcagagacttagactgtggttctgctgtttctgtagaacGGAGAGCGGAGTCCTCAGTCAGATCTGTGTGGTGGATCAGCTCTGTCTGTGACCtgtctggatctgctctgagggacTGTGCATTTTCAGATTCCTCTGAGTTTATCCTGGATCTCGTCTGTTCAG acctgctGCTTCAGCCCAACatctcctggtcctcctccatGGACGGGGTCTCTgaggcccagcagcagcagcatcaggaggAGTTTCAGGTTTTCAGAGGCTCCACCTTCACCATCAGCTGCTCCATCCAGCCTCAGTACCCAGGAGGCTCCTTCCAgctctccttcacctcctccaacTCATCAATCAACTAcacccagccagctgtcaatcactctgctgacttcctgtttcctaacctcacccagccagctgtcaatcactctgctgacttcctgtttcctaacctcacccagccagctgtcaatcactctgctgacttcctgtttcttaacctcacccagccagctgtcaatcactctgctgacttcctgtttcctaacctcacccagccagctgtcaatcagtatgcccacttcctgtttcctgctgcagagcccGCCCACCAAGGAAGCTACAGCTGTGTTTATCACGTCCATGTTTTCTCTCATAACTTCTCCTCTGAGAGCCgtcagctctctgtctctgttgtag ATCCGAGACCTTTTATCATCAGAGCGGTCGTCCTGCCGCTGATTCTGCTGGTGGCGAACATTGCCTCTTACTTCTATTTTAAG ACCCACAGGGTCTACAGGGTCTACAGGGTGCAGAAGCCCCGCAGACGGGAGGACGTGGAGCTGGATTATTATAACCTGGGTGTTCCTGCAGCTGAAGGAGGGCCGACTGAAGAATAA